The proteins below come from a single Desulfitobacterium metallireducens DSM 15288 genomic window:
- the fliY gene encoding flagellar motor switch phosphatase FliY, producing the protein MGNGMLSQEEIDALLRGTMTPEPSAEEPVVEFTEMEKDAIGEIANISMGTAATTLSQLLGKKVDITTPKVDVTNAEQVRKDYPIPSVIVDVKYKAGIEGSNFLILSQRDGSVIVDMMMGGDGKNPSPELSELQISGISEAMNQMMGSAATSMSTMFNSMVDITPPQLVLNDLGEENHEFFPPNEPLIRISFRMVVEDVIDSILIQVIPVSVAKGMVSKLMGTIEAPASVAPAKAQSQPKVQPQPVQPQPVQTQPVQPRTQTMMPSSPPPQPNYPPTSVQPAQFAPLRPTNLTVSQDNLGLILDVPLQVSVELGKAKKTIKEILELGPGSVIELDRLAGEPVDMIVNGKLVAKCEVVVINETFGIRITDIVQPSERMTSIQ; encoded by the coding sequence ATGGGTAACGGGATGCTTTCCCAAGAAGAAATTGATGCTTTGCTCCGAGGAACGATGACGCCAGAGCCTTCTGCAGAGGAACCGGTCGTGGAATTTACGGAAATGGAGAAGGATGCTATTGGCGAGATTGCCAATATCTCCATGGGAACTGCAGCAACGACTTTATCCCAGCTTTTAGGTAAGAAAGTCGATATTACGACACCTAAGGTTGATGTCACAAATGCTGAACAAGTTCGCAAAGATTACCCAATTCCATCGGTCATCGTGGATGTCAAATATAAGGCAGGAATTGAAGGCTCTAATTTTCTTATCTTGTCCCAACGGGATGGATCGGTTATCGTTGATATGATGATGGGCGGGGATGGTAAAAATCCTTCACCTGAGCTTTCAGAATTACAGATTAGTGGAATTTCGGAAGCCATGAATCAAATGATGGGCTCCGCGGCTACATCGATGTCCACAATGTTTAATTCCATGGTTGATATTACGCCTCCGCAATTGGTTCTTAATGATTTAGGGGAAGAAAACCATGAATTTTTTCCGCCAAATGAACCCTTGATTCGAATTTCTTTTCGGATGGTTGTCGAGGATGTTATCGATAGTATCTTAATCCAAGTGATCCCGGTTTCGGTGGCTAAAGGGATGGTATCTAAGCTGATGGGGACGATAGAGGCTCCTGCATCTGTGGCACCAGCAAAAGCACAATCACAACCGAAGGTGCAGCCACAACCTGTTCAACCGCAGCCGGTTCAGACTCAACCCGTTCAACCGAGGACTCAAACGATGATGCCTTCTAGTCCTCCGCCCCAACCGAATTATCCGCCCACTTCGGTTCAACCGGCCCAATTTGCGCCATTGAGACCGACAAATCTTACCGTTAGTCAAGACAATCTCGGGTTGATTCTCGATGTTCCCCTTCAAGTCAGCGTCGAGCTTGGGAAGGCCAAAAAGACAATTAAAGAGATTTTGGAACTCGGTCCAGGTTCAGTGATTGAACTCGATCGTTTAGCAGGAGAACCTGTTGATATGATTGTTAATGGTAAATTAGTGGCTAAGTGCGAAGTGGTTGTCATTAATGAAACGTTCGGCATCCGGATTACAGATATTGTTCAACCCAGTGAACGGATGACAAGTATTCAATAA
- a CDS encoding FliO/MopB family protein yields MSDFESQPWVPSETVTPQATSSSWWGIVITVLIFLIILFVALRMIRRLNNSAMRGMNAPWARVLDRQILFGQQSLYLVEIAGKLQVLGGTDHHIEKLTEIDDPELATEILDELANRPVERAEGEISKLMQKLFSGKKRTEKDSFSKELERLMKEVEK; encoded by the coding sequence ATGTCAGATTTTGAAAGTCAACCATGGGTTCCTAGTGAGACGGTAACCCCTCAGGCTACCAGCTCTTCTTGGTGGGGCATTGTGATAACGGTACTTATCTTTTTAATTATCTTGTTTGTCGCCTTAAGAATGATTCGCCGTCTGAATAATTCGGCGATGCGGGGGATGAACGCGCCGTGGGCTAGAGTCTTAGATCGACAAATTCTTTTTGGACAACAATCGCTCTATCTGGTCGAGATTGCCGGTAAGTTACAAGTCCTGGGTGGGACAGACCATCACATTGAGAAACTTACGGAAATTGATGATCCAGAGTTGGCGACAGAAATTCTCGATGAGCTTGCAAATCGACCTGTGGAAAGAGCAGAAGGTGAAATCAGTAAACTCATGCAGAAGCTTTTCAGTGGTAAGAAACGCACAGAGAAAGATTCCTTCTCCAAGGAACTCGAACGCCTTATGAAGGAGGTTGAAAAATGA
- a CDS encoding flagellar basal body-associated FliL family protein, translating to MNLKSLMAKILPPVLGLAIGVGGTIGVQTLFFPKTATTTQTQAVVQDGPVVEIGEFTVNLQGGSFLKTQISVVGSGKKSDVDIKAKTSFIKDRINTVLSSKSLKDMQPQNRDQLKKELIDQLNEVTGNKIQDILFLTFIYQ from the coding sequence ATGAATCTAAAGAGTCTAATGGCGAAGATACTTCCCCCTGTCTTAGGGCTTGCCATCGGAGTTGGAGGGACAATTGGGGTTCAAACCCTCTTTTTTCCGAAAACAGCAACAACGACACAAACGCAAGCAGTCGTTCAAGATGGGCCCGTTGTTGAAATTGGAGAGTTTACGGTCAATTTACAAGGAGGATCTTTCTTAAAAACGCAGATTTCTGTTGTGGGATCCGGTAAGAAATCAGATGTTGATATTAAAGCGAAAACCAGTTTTATTAAAGATCGCATCAATACGGTGTTGTCTAGTAAATCGCTAAAAGACATGCAGCCACAGAATCGGGATCAATTGAAAAAAGAACTCATTGATCAATTGAATGAAGTGACAGGAAATAAAATTCAGGACATCCTTTTCCTTACCTTCATTTATCAGTAG
- a CDS encoding flagellar FlbD family protein yields MIYVTRLNGKTFVLNCDLIETMEETPDTVITLTGGNKYIVSERLDELIARIAKFHQQCHPLYSEVEESKE; encoded by the coding sequence ATGATTTATGTGACGCGTCTCAATGGAAAGACATTTGTTCTGAACTGTGACCTGATTGAAACTATGGAAGAAACCCCGGACACGGTGATTACCTTGACGGGTGGAAATAAATATATCGTCTCAGAACGTTTGGATGAGCTGATCGCAAGAATTGCGAAGTTTCATCAGCAATGCCATCCCTTGTATTCAGAAGTAGAGGAGTCGAAGGAATGA
- the fliP gene encoding flagellar type III secretion system pore protein FliP (The bacterial flagellar biogenesis protein FliP forms a type III secretion system (T3SS)-type pore required for flagellar assembly.), with the protein MNLLKSRLMKFALGWGVLGFGILQQASPVLAAGLSLDLGATTAEQTSTSLQILLLLTVLSIAPAILVLMTSFTRIIIVLSFVRNALGTQQLPPNQVLVGLALFLTFFVMQPTWNEVNTQALQPYLNSQITQTEALSKAEAPIRTFMFKQTREKDLELFVGMAKIERPKTYNDIPTYVLIPSFIISELKTAFQMGFAIFIPFMVIDMIVSSTLMSMGMMMLPPMMISLPFKLLLFVLVDGWNLVVQSLVTSFH; encoded by the coding sequence ATGAACCTCCTTAAGAGTCGCTTAATGAAATTTGCGTTAGGCTGGGGCGTTTTGGGGTTTGGAATCTTACAGCAGGCGAGCCCAGTGCTTGCTGCAGGATTATCGTTAGATTTAGGTGCAACGACCGCAGAGCAAACGAGTACATCACTGCAAATCCTATTGCTTCTAACCGTGCTCTCCATCGCTCCTGCAATTCTTGTGCTGATGACTTCGTTTACTCGGATTATCATCGTTTTGTCCTTTGTTCGTAATGCCTTAGGGACTCAACAATTGCCTCCAAACCAGGTTTTGGTTGGACTAGCCTTATTTCTTACTTTTTTTGTAATGCAACCGACGTGGAATGAAGTAAATACTCAGGCCTTACAACCCTATTTGAATAGTCAGATTACCCAGACGGAAGCCTTGAGTAAGGCAGAAGCGCCGATAAGGACCTTTATGTTTAAACAGACCCGTGAAAAGGATCTCGAATTATTTGTAGGAATGGCCAAAATAGAGCGCCCTAAAACCTATAACGATATCCCGACCTACGTCCTTATTCCTTCGTTTATTATTAGTGAATTAAAAACTGCTTTTCAAATGGGTTTTGCTATTTTTATTCCTTTTATGGTTATCGATATGATTGTGTCCAGTACACTGATGTCCATGGGGATGATGATGCTTCCTCCGATGATGATCTCCTTGCCTTTTAAGCTTTTGCTTTTTGTCTTGGTGGATGGTTGGAATTTGGTCGTTCAGTCGCTGGTTACGAGTTTTCATTAA
- the fliM gene encoding flagellar motor switch protein FliM — protein MGDVLSQAEIDALLSALSEGEVDAEEIKTTKVQKKIRVYDFKRPNKFSKDQIHSLQNIHENYCRSLTTYLSGHLHSVIETKVLSIEQITYDEFIRSLPNPTILGIFNFEPLEGTLLMEMSPGLAFVIIDLLLGGIGNTSEKNRDLTEIESTIMEHRLSQMIELLEESWADVAELTPKFRTLETNPSFTQIVAPNEMVVLITLEVKVGEAIGMINFCLPYLVVEPILEKLSTFFLFATQAKVRSPEQVKMIRKKIQWAKIDTTVLLGQTEISVRDLLELAPGDVIPLQQGVENALSIYVGNYKKFRGVPGLSGEHLAVQLTETVEEEGGDIDG, from the coding sequence ATGGGAGACGTTCTATCCCAGGCGGAAATTGATGCACTGCTAAGCGCACTTTCCGAAGGGGAAGTGGATGCGGAAGAAATAAAAACGACCAAGGTGCAAAAGAAAATCCGAGTTTATGATTTTAAACGACCGAATAAGTTCTCCAAAGATCAGATTCACTCTCTCCAGAATATTCATGAGAACTATTGCCGATCGCTGACCACGTATTTATCTGGACATTTGCATTCAGTAATTGAGACCAAAGTGCTTTCTATTGAACAGATTACGTATGACGAATTTATCCGGTCTCTGCCTAATCCAACGATTCTCGGGATTTTCAATTTTGAGCCCCTCGAAGGCACGTTGCTCATGGAGATGAGTCCAGGGTTAGCCTTTGTGATTATTGATTTGTTACTAGGGGGGATAGGAAATACCTCTGAAAAGAATCGGGATCTAACCGAGATCGAAAGTACGATTATGGAACATCGATTGAGTCAAATGATCGAACTACTCGAAGAATCTTGGGCTGATGTGGCAGAGCTCACCCCGAAATTCAGGACATTAGAGACGAACCCTTCATTTACACAAATCGTGGCACCCAATGAGATGGTTGTGTTGATCACGCTTGAAGTAAAAGTGGGCGAAGCGATCGGGATGATCAACTTTTGTTTACCCTATTTGGTGGTTGAACCCATCCTGGAAAAACTAAGTACCTTTTTCCTGTTCGCGACACAGGCCAAGGTGAGAAGTCCAGAACAGGTCAAAATGATCCGCAAGAAAATTCAATGGGCCAAGATTGATACGACTGTACTGCTTGGACAGACTGAAATTTCGGTCAGAGATCTCTTAGAACTTGCACCAGGAGATGTGATTCCTCTCCAGCAAGGGGTAGAAAATGCCCTCTCGATCTATGTCGGGAACTATAAAAAGTTTCGGGGAGTTCCTGGCTTAAGTGGGGAACATCTTGCTGTTCAATTAACAGAAACTGTCGAAGAAGAAGGAGGGGATATAGATGGGTAA
- a CDS encoding response regulator has translation MSANVLIVDDAAFMRMMVKDILSKNGYNVVGEAENGAIAVDKYTELTPDLVIMDITMPEMDGLQAVREIRKRAPEARIIMCSAMGQQAMVIDAIQSGAKDFIVKPFQADRVLEAVAKALK, from the coding sequence GTGAGTGCAAATGTGTTAATTGTTGATGATGCAGCGTTTATGAGGATGATGGTAAAGGATATTCTGTCTAAAAATGGATATAACGTTGTAGGTGAAGCGGAGAATGGTGCAATCGCCGTGGATAAGTATACGGAGTTAACTCCAGATCTCGTGATTATGGATATCACCATGCCAGAAATGGATGGCTTACAGGCTGTTAGGGAAATCCGTAAACGCGCCCCTGAAGCTCGTATTATTATGTGTAGTGCGATGGGTCAGCAAGCGATGGTCATTGATGCCATTCAGTCGGGTGCAAAAGACTTTATTGTGAAGCCGTTCCAAGCGGATCGCGTACTTGAGGCAGTAGCTAAGGCACTGAAATAA